ACGCTGGAGCTGACGCCCGCAAGCCTGGAGAGCAACCGCGCCTACTGGGGTGAGCTGACGGTGCCGGCGGGAGCCATCACAGCGGGGATGAATCTCATTCTGGCAGCGCGCCAGACCCTGCTACTGGTGAGCGGGGTGCGCAAGCGGGGCATCCTGCACGCCACGCTGGAGGGACCGGAAACACCGGAGGTGCCCGCCTCCTTCCTGAGACGCACGGCGCTGACCGTGATTGCGGACGGGGCCGCCTGGACGTGAGCGAACTGGTGTTGGGCATCGACGCAGGGAACACCAAGACCATTGCGCTGATCGCCGACACCTCGGGCACGGTGCTGGGCTGGGGCCGCGCGGGGCGCAGCAACATCTACGTTCAACGTGCCCGCGCCCTGGCCGCGTTGCAGCGTGCCGTCGCGGTGGCCAGGACTAGCGCGGGGCTGGCCGACCGGCCTCTCGCCGCCCTGACCCTCAGTGCCGCCGGGGCCGACTGGCCCGAGGATTTCGATGTTCTGGCGGGCGAACTGAAACGCTGGCGCTGCGCCGAACGGTCATCCGTGGTCAACGACGCTGTGGGAGCGCTGCGGGCCGGTTCTCTGCGCGGCGCGGGGGTCACGGTGGTGTGCGGCACCAGCGCTGGCATTGCCGCCCGCTCGCCCGGCGGCGCGGTGTGGCACACCAGCTACTGGCAGGAGCCGGAAGGGGCCGATGAGCTGGCGGCCAGGGCCCTGCGCGCCGTCTACCGCGCTGAACTGGGCATCGACCCGCCCACAGCGCTGACGGCGCCCTTGCTGTCCTACTTCGGCTGCCCGGATGTGGAGGCGCTGCTGCACTCGTTGACCCGCCGCGATCGTCGTCCGGTCCAGCATCTGGGCCGTCTTGCACGGATTCTGCTCGATCAGGCCGATGCAGGGGACGCCACCAGCCTGGGGATCGTGCGTGAACACGGCGCGTCGCTGGGCGATTATGCGTTGGCCGCCGCCCGCAAGGTGGGATTGGGCGGCGACTATCTGCTGACCACCTCCGGGGGGGTGATGCGCCACCGGTCCCCCATTTTGCGAGAAGCCCTGATGGAGCGGGTGCGTGGCGAGCATCCGCACGTGCGGTGGCAGGCCAGCCACCATGAACCCGTCTTCGGTGCCGTGCTGCTGGCCCTGGAGACGGCAGGCGTGACCGTAAACGAGGCCGTGTTCCGGCGGCTGGAGGCGACCTGCCCGGACGCAGCGCTATTCGTGACCTGACCTTCCCTCAAATCGACAAGTTCAGCTCGACAAGGAGCCCATGCCCACCCTGACCGTCAGTGCCCTGTACATCTATCCCATCAAATCGGCCGGCGGCATCTCGCTTCTGCATTCTGGAATCGGGCCGCGTGGCCTGACCCATGACCGCCGCTGGATGGTGATCGACGCGGCGGGACGCCCGGTCACCCAGCGTGAGTTCTCCAGCATGCGGCTGATCGAGGTGGCGCTGTCAGACGCGGGCCTGCACGTCACCGCGCCCGGCAAACCCGTGCTGACGGTGCCGTGGCAGCCCCAGGGCGGGCGGCAGACGGTGGACATGTGGGGCGATCCCCTGAGCGGCGTGACCGTCTCGGCAGAGGCGACCGCCTGGATGGGCGACGTCCTGGGCGGCGACTTCGATCTGGTCTTCCTGCCCGACGATGTCCAGCGCTGGCAGCCCGCTGACCGACCCTACGGCTCCCTGTTGAGCTTCGTGGACGGCAATCCCGTTCACCTGATCAGCGAGGCGTCAGTGGCCGACTTCAACCAGCATCTGTCACGCCCGGTAGGGCACGCCGAGTTCCGTCCCAATCTGGTGATCCAGGGCAGCGAGGCGTACGCGGAGGATTTCTGGCGGCGCATCCGCATCGGCCCAGATGACGCGGACGCCGTGGCCTTTGAAGTGGTGGAAAGCTGCGCCCGTTGCGTCATCGTGAATGTGCAGCCCGACGGCACGCGCGGGGCCGAGGCCCTGCGGACGCTGGCGCGGGTGCGCCGTCAGGGCAAGGCCGCCGTGTTCGGGCAACACCTTGTTCAGGACGCTCCGTATGATCGGCGCACAGGCCAGCTCCGCGTGGGTGACGTGGTGGAGGTCATCGCCGTGGATGCCACGGTCAACCCGGTCTACGGGTGAGGGCGGGCGATCTCATATGCCCAAGCCCTTAAGCTGCCCGCCGTACCACAGTCAAACGATGCAACATCAGGAGGTCCGATGAGCACCATGTCATTTCTCGGCGTGATCGAGGGCTTCTATGGCCGTCCCTGGACCCCGGCGCAGCGCGAACGCCTGTTTGAACGCATGGCCGCCTGGGGGATGGACACCTACCTGTACGCCCCGAAAGACGACCGCTGGCACCGTCAACAGTGGCGTGAACCCTACCCTGAAGCTGAGGCGACAGCATTACACCAACTGGCTGCCGACGCCCGCCAGCACGGCATCCGTTTCGTGTACGCGCTGGCCCCGGGTCTGGACTTGAACTGGGCCGACGCGGAGGACCGCCGCGCCCTGGCCGAAAAGTTCGTCAGCGTCCAGCGGCTGGGCGTGGAGCATTTTTCCCTGCTGTTCGACGACATCCCCTACGCCACAGATCGCGCCGCGCAGGCGCGCGAGCAGATTGCCGCCACCCACCACGTCATAGACACGCTCTGGCCAGACGGTCAGACGGGGCAGTTGCTGTTCTGTCCCACCGAATACTGCGGTGATCGTGCGCAGCCCAGCGTGGCCGGATCACTGTATCTGCGCGTCCTCGGCGAGGGCCTGCGTCTCGGCGTGGAGATCCTGTGGACCGGACCGCAGGTGGTCTCCACCGAGATCAGCGTCCAGAGCATTCTGGAGGTGAACCGGACGCTGCGCCGCCGGGTCCTGATCTGGGACAACCTGCACGCCAATGACTACACCCTGCACCGCCTGCACCTGGGACCCTATGTGGGCCGGCCACCC
Above is a genomic segment from Deinococcus humi containing:
- a CDS encoding N-acetylglucosamine kinase; this encodes MSELVLGIDAGNTKTIALIADTSGTVLGWGRAGRSNIYVQRARALAALQRAVAVARTSAGLADRPLAALTLSAAGADWPEDFDVLAGELKRWRCAERSSVVNDAVGALRAGSLRGAGVTVVCGTSAGIAARSPGGAVWHTSYWQEPEGADELAARALRAVYRAELGIDPPTALTAPLLSYFGCPDVEALLHSLTRRDRRPVQHLGRLARILLDQADAGDATSLGIVREHGASLGDYALAAARKVGLGGDYLLTTSGGVMRHRSPILREALMERVRGEHPHVRWQASHHEPVFGAVLLALETAGVTVNEAVFRRLEATCPDAALFVT
- a CDS encoding MOSC domain-containing protein; protein product: MPTLTVSALYIYPIKSAGGISLLHSGIGPRGLTHDRRWMVIDAAGRPVTQREFSSMRLIEVALSDAGLHVTAPGKPVLTVPWQPQGGRQTVDMWGDPLSGVTVSAEATAWMGDVLGGDFDLVFLPDDVQRWQPADRPYGSLLSFVDGNPVHLISEASVADFNQHLSRPVGHAEFRPNLVIQGSEAYAEDFWRRIRIGPDDADAVAFEVVESCARCVIVNVQPDGTRGAEALRTLARVRRQGKAAVFGQHLVQDAPYDRRTGQLRVGDVVEVIAVDATVNPVYG
- a CDS encoding beta-N-acetylglucosaminidase domain-containing protein is translated as MSTMSFLGVIEGFYGRPWTPAQRERLFERMAAWGMDTYLYAPKDDRWHRQQWREPYPEAEATALHQLAADARQHGIRFVYALAPGLDLNWADAEDRRALAEKFVSVQRLGVEHFSLLFDDIPYATDRAAQAREQIAATHHVIDTLWPDGQTGQLLFCPTEYCGDRAQPSVAGSLYLRVLGEGLRLGVEILWTGPQVVSTEISVQSILEVNRTLRRRVLIWDNLHANDYTLHRLHLGPYVGRPPELRDHVAGLLSNPNNPLEVNTPGLFSLADYARGASGWTPQASLDRALEVWLPEFTTSAAQPVTLEDLRLVAHTLYLPGGLGPQAFRLLDMARRLVDPLSDAQTREALVNDLRAARHRVATVLHALEAGPNRELLFDLHPYLVDVMEELQRLIVGATQRGDDDPQAFGYRGSLADHLMTLGWKEEWESGHRRRGTSPF